From the Schistocerca nitens isolate TAMUIC-IGC-003100 chromosome 10, iqSchNite1.1, whole genome shotgun sequence genome, the window CTTCACTGTACCTTCTAGGTACATACTACACAATGGAGCACCAAACAGAAGAGTTGTCGGAGATGCTTACGTGTATTTACCTCCCGGATACGCGCTACGCAATAAACCAACAGATGAAAGAGTTGTCAGACATGCTTACATGTCAGGTGTGCTGGGAAACCCTAACACACCCTATTTACAGATGCAAGTTTGAGCACTTGCTTTGCCCGAAGTGCTTTCCAACACTCACAAAGTGTCCCTCGTGCCGAGAACAGCTGGAGCCTAACCTTCGCTCTCTTTCCATGGAACGGTTAGCAGACTTAGTGCGGATTCCGTGCGAGTACAGTGATGTGGGCTGTCCCGAATTGCTCCAGCCAAAGACCAAGCAGCTCCACGAGGAGACGTGTGGCTTCGGGCCAGGTGCGAGTGTCGCTCAGTGTCCGCTGGTGTACTCGTGCTCCTGGTTGGGCAGTCTGGGAGCTATCGAGCAGCATGTCTATGATGACCACCAAGACGAGCTGGTCGTGACACCAGACGGTGCCTTCACTGCCGCCGCTTCTTCCACGGCTCTCCTCGAGTTCGACTCTGCCCTCTTCGTGTTGCGCGCCGAATCTGTCACGGTGGCAGACTTCACGTCACATTACGTGCACGTGGGCCACGTGGCACAGGGTTTGCGTGCTGCAGGAGCTCGGTACCGTTTCAAAGTCAGACAGGAGCCGGATGGGGCATTCTACAAAGGACACGTGTCCGACTACCGACAGTCGCTGCAGGAACTGGCAGCCGCTGGTGGCTGCCTTTCGTTTGTCACTCAAGTTGATAAGCCCGATGAGGTCTCTTACTCGGGTGCAATCAAAAAACTTCCTTTCCAGATTTTAATAGAGTAATGTGTAGAGTAAGTTGTATATGCTCCAGGTTTCTTTTTAAACagtgattaattttatgtaagCCAAAATCAGtccttttttttaaatgtagagtTCTGTGCATTAATGTATTTCTTTAACTTTCttacttttaaaataaataaaagttaaattggaACTGTGTATTACTCACTCCATATTTTACGAAGTATTTGCGGAAATTTGTATTGGGCCAGAAAAATATACTTTACTACTCATTTAACTTTTTAATGTCGGCGATAGCTGGCTTTGTGTGGTACAGTACTGGTGTGAATGATAGAGATTGTACACACAAATGTAAAAGAATGAATATGAGACATATACTATAGTCTGTGAGACGAGTGAttagtactgacagttccggcgggcagacggcgctgttgccgaacgtggctcacagcacgcggcgccctgtctgctacacgcattctctagcagcagaaataaaagcgagacaaaatacaagtcgtattagtacgcgtgaatttatttaaagttgatgcttgaaatatattaactcgaaaactgataagagctatttagtacaagtatctaagatgctgaaacacaataaagttatttgttaaacttcacaactgaaatgaaaactattttcgcaagttgttgaacattagcagttttggtttccattgttaagtattagaattattaatttgttctactacaagct encodes:
- the LOC126209965 gene encoding E3 ubiquitin-protein ligase siah-1-like translates to MEHQTEELSEMLTCIYLPDTRYAINQQMKELSDMLTCQVCWETLTHPIYRCKFEHLLCPKCFPTLTKCPSCREQLEPNLRSLSMERLADLVRIPCEYSDVGCPELLQPKTKQLHEETCGFGPGASVAQCPLVYSCSWLGSLGAIEQHVYDDHQDELVVTPDGAFTAAASSTALLEFDSALFVLRAESVTVADFTSHYVHVGHVAQGLRAAGARYRFKVRQEPDGAFYKGHVSDYRQSLQELAAAGGCLSFVTQVDKPDEVSYSGAIKKLPFQILIE